The genomic window ACGGTCACCAAGGTCCTCGAACTCGACCTCGCGCAGAACCAGATCAACCTCTACGGCGGCGGATACGAGGCCTACCTGGAGGAACGTGAGACGGCCCGCCGACACGCCCGCGACGACTACGAGGAGTTCGCCGACAAGAAGTCCGCCCTCCAGGACCGTGCCCAGATGCAGCGCTCGTGGATGGACAAGGGAGTCAAGAACGCGCGGCGCAAGGCGAGCAACGACAACGACAAGATCGGCCGCAAGTTCCGCAGCGAGGCGAGCGAGAAGCAGGCCGCGAAGGCCCGGCAGACCCAGCGCATGATCGAACGGCTCGACGTCGTCGAGGAGCCCCGCAAGGAGTGGGAGCTGCGCATGGAGATCGCGGCGGCGCCGCGCTCCGGCGCCGTCGTCGCCACTCTGCGGGACGCGGAGGTGCGGCGGGGCGACTTCGCCTTCGGACCGGTGTCCCTGCAGATCGACTGGGCGGACCGTATCGCCATCACCGGCGCGAACGGCGCGGGCAAGTCGACCCTCCTGGGTGCCCTGCTCGGCCGGATCCCCCTGGACACGGGCCATGCCACCCTCGGCTCCGGCGTCCTCGTCGGCGAGGTCGACCAGGCCCGCAAGCTCTTCCACGGCCCCGAGTCCCTCCTCGACGCCTTCGCCACGGCCGTCCCCGACACGGAACCCGCCGAAGTCCGCACCCTGCTCGCCAAGTTCGGCCTCAAGACCACCCACGTCCTACGCCCGGCGGTAACCCTCTCCCCGGGCGAACGCACCCGCGCGGCCCTGGCCCTCCTCCAGGGCCGAGGGGTCAACCTCCTGGTCCTCGACGAGCCGACCAACCACCTCGACCTCCCCGCCATCGAACAACTCGAATCCGCCCTGGACTCCTACGAGGGCACGCTCCTGCTGGTGACCCACGATCGCCGGATGCTGGACGCGGTACGGGTCACGCGGCGCTTCGCGGTGGAGGCGGGCAAGGTGACAGAGAGCTGAGGGCGTCGTCTCGGCTGCGGGTGAGTGGGGGCTGGTCGCGCAGCCCCTGCTTTTTCAGGGGCGCGGGGAACTGCGCGAGCAACCACGACGGACCCGCGCTGGGGGGCGAAGGGGCGCAGCCCCTGGGATGGGACGGGTAGGGGCGGCGGGGGCGAGAAACCCCCGCCGAACCACTCAGCGCCGCTTCGGATCCACCAACCCCGCCCGCCGCAACGCATCCGCCATCGCACTGTTCGCCGGAGCCGCCGCGGCACCCCCCTGCCGGGAACCGCCACCGCCCCCACGCCCCTGCTGCCGCGGCGGCTGAGACCCACGAGCCCCCCGCTGAGGCCGAGAGGCCCCACCCGGCTGCCCCTGCCCTTGTCCCTGCCCCTTGGGCGCGGCCTCGTCGTCCAGCCGCAGCGTCAGGGAGATCCGCTTCCGGGGAATGTCGATGTCGAGGACCTTCACCTTGACGATGTCACCGGGCTTCACCACATCCCGCGGGTCCTTGACGAACGTCTTGGACAGCGCGGAGACGTGCGCCAGCCCGTCCTGGTGGACACCGATGTCGATGAACGCCCCGAAGGCCGCCACGTTCGTCACGACCCCCTCCAGGACCATCCCGGAGACGAGGTCGGAGATCTTCTCGACGCCCTCCTTGAAGGTCGCCGTCTTGAAGGCCGGCCGAGGGTCACGCCCCGGCTTCTCCAGCTCCTTCAAAATGTCCGTCACGGTCGGCAGGCCGAACGTCTCGTCGACGAAGGCGTCCGCCCGCAGCGACCGCAGCACCCCGGTGTTGCCGATGAGCGCCGCCACCTCCTGACCGGAGGTCTTCACCATTCGCCGTACGACGGGGTAGGCCTCCGGGTGCACGCTGGACGCGTCCAGCGGATCGTCGCCGCCGCGGATCCGCAGGAAGCCCGCGCACTGCTCGTACGCCTTGGGACCGAGCCGCGCCACACCCTTCAGTTCGGAACGCGACGTGAACGGTCCGTTGGAGTCGCGGTGCGCCACGATGTTCTCGGCGAGCCCGGAGGAGATGCCGGAGACACGCGCCAGCAGTGGCGCGGACGCCGTGTTCACGTCGACGCCGACGCCGTTCACACAGTCCTCGACCACCGCGTCCAGCGACCGTGACAGCTTCACCTCGGACAGGTCGTGCTGGTACTGCCCGACGCCGATCGACTTCGGATCGATCTTCACCAGTTCGGCGAGGGGGTCCTGGAGGCGGCGCGCGATCGAGACGGCGCCGCGCAGCGAGACGTCCATGCCCGGCAGCTCCTGCGAGGCGAAGGCGGAGGCCGAGTACACGGACGCGCCCGCCTCGGACACCATCACCTTGGTGAGCTTCAACTCGGGGTGCTTGGTGATCAGTTCACCGGCGAGCTTGTCGGTCTCACGGGACGCCGTGCCGTTGCCGATCGCGATCAGCTCGACCGCGTGCTCCTTGGCGAGACGCGCCAGCTTGGCGATGGCCTCGTCCCACTTGTTGGCCGGGACGTGCGGATAGATGACATCGGTGGCGACGACCTTGCCGGTCGCGTCGACCACGGCCACCTTCACACCCGTACGGAAGCCCGGGTCCAGCCCCAGCGTCGCGCGCGTACCGGCCGGCGCGGCGAGGAGCAGGTCGCGCAGGTTCGCCGCGAACACGTTCACCGCCTCGTCCTCGGCGGCCGTGCGCAGCCGCAGCCTCAGGTCGATGCCGAGGTGGACGAGGATGCGGGTCCGCCAGGCCCAACGGACCGTGTCCGTCAGCCACTTGTCGGCGGGGCGCCCACGGTCGGCGATCTGGAAACGATGGGCGACGATCCCCTCGTACGACGAGGGACCGGGCTGCTCGGACGGCTGCTCCGGCTCCAGGACGAGATCGAGGACGTCCTCCTTCTCGCCGCGCAGCATCGCCAGGATGCGGTGGGACGGCAGCTCGGTGAACGGCTCGGCGAAGTCGAAGTAGTCGGCGAACTTGGCGCCCGCCTCCTCCTTGCCGTCCTTCACCTTGGCGGCCAGCCGGCCCCGCACCCACATGCGCTCGCGCAGTTCGCCGATCAGGTCGGCGTCCTCCGAGAACCGCTCGGTGAGGATCGCCCGGGCGCCGTCCAGCGCGGCTTGCGGGTCGGCGACGCCCTTGTCGGCGTCGACGAAGGCCGCGGCGGCCGCGAGGGGGTCGACGGTCGGGTCGCCCAGCAGCCCCTCGGCCAGCGGCTCGAGACCGGCCTCGCGGGCGATCTGCGCCTTCGTACGCCGCTTCGGCTTGAAGGGCAGGTAGATGTCCTCCAGCCGTGCCTTGGTCTCGGCACCGCGGATCTGCGCCTCGACCTCGGGTGTCAGCTTGCCCTGCTCGCGCACGGAGTCGAGGATCGCGGCGCGCCGCTCCTCCAGCTCCCGCAGATAGCGCAGCCGCTCCTCGAGCGTGCGCAGCTGCGCGTCGTCGAGCATCTCGGTCGCTTCCTTGCGGTAGCGGGCGATGAAGGGCACGGTCGAACCGCCGTCGAGCAGCTCCACCGCGGCCTTCACCTGCCGCTCCCGTACGCCGAGTTCCTCGGCGATCCTGCCTTCGATGGACCCTACGAGGGGTGTCGTCACGATCCCGTACCGCCTTCTCCACTGAGGTTGCGCGGCAATTGTGGCAGGTGACACCGACAGCGGGGGATCAGGGCGTGACACTCGTACGGTCGTTCCAGGACAGACGGGGAGCCGGACGCGTGGTCGCGTCCGGCTCCGGAGGTCTACGGCCCGGCCGTACTCAGGCCCGACGGGCTCGCCCGGTGCGGCGCGTCGAGCTGGACGCGCCGCCGAAGAGCCGGGCCAGGGCGCGGAACGGCAGCGTCACCACCGTCGCGATGGCCCCCCCGACCTGGCGCAACACGTCTGCGATCGCACGGAACACGTACTTCCCCTTTCCTCTCCCGGCTGGCTGGGCCAGGAAGGGACGAGTACCGCGCCCCGCACCGTTCATGCTTGTACCGATCCGCTCAGCTCTTGCCTGTCATCCCCGCCGGGAACGCCCCCGCGGCGAGCAAAGCCCTCACCAGCCCGGTCATCAGTTCGGTGAGCCGCCCCGCCCCGGCCGCGCCCAGATGCTCGTACGGCGCCAGGTCGAGGCGGTCCGTCGCGGCCTCGATCTCCTCGCGGAGGGCGACCCCCGCCTCCGTGAGCTCGCCCTCGGCGTCGAGCAGCCCGCGTTCGCGGAGCCGCGCGCTCGCCGCGTCCCACTCGTCCCGGGTCCACCCACGCGTGCCGACGGCCCACTTCGGGGACATGCCCTTGCCGGTCGCGGTATGGCTGACCAGGGCCTCGACCGGGTCGAGACCGGCGTCCAGGAGCACCGCGAGATGCCCGTCGCCCCGGTGCTCGCGCAGCAGTGTGGTCGCGTGCCAGAGCGCGAGGTGAGGGCGCTCGGGTACGGGGAGATCGGCGTGCGCGGCGTACAGGGGGCGTGCGGTCCTCGCGCACGCCTCGGTGGCACGCAGCGCCAGCTCCGCCGCCTCGGCGACCTCCTTGGAGGCGATCGGCTCCTCGCCGAGCAGCCGCCGCAGGGTGGCGTCGACGGCACGTTCACGGGCCGCCAGCACCACCGACGGCGACGCCGTCTCCCACACGGCGGGTACGTGCTCCGCCACCAGCTCGTACCGGAAGTTGAAGAACGTCGCCGTCACCGCGCCCGGGCCGACCAGGCCCATCGGTGCGGCCCGCACCGCGAAGTACGCCGCCCGCGCGTCCTCCACGCCCACGGCGGCCAGCTCCCGCCCGAGGTCCGGCGAGAAGTAGTGCGCGGAGTGGTACGGATTGAGGACGCTGTAGCAGCGCCGACCGGCGCGCTGCGGGAGTGAAGAGGTCATGCCCGGCAGGCTACCGACTGTTTGGTACGTGCGGCAGAGGCGGACCCCGGATCCCGCGCCGAGCAGGAGCCCCGGCCTCCCCAGGCGGCAGTCCCGTCCGACCTGTGGCAGAAAAGGTGGGGTACTCGTCATTGCGGCCATGGTTCGGCCGCCCAAGAATCGATGACATGCGAACCGTCCTGGTCGTCCTCTTCGACGGCGTGCAGAGCCTCGACGTCACGGGCCCGATGGAGGTCTTCGCCGGCGCGGAACAGCACACACCGGGGACGTACCGCATCAGCACGGCCTCCCTGGACGGCACGCCCGTACGTACCTCCGGCGGCCTCACCCTCGTCCCGGACCACGCCCTCGCCGACGCACCCGCCCCGCACACCCTGCTGGTCCCGGGCGGCCAGGGCACCAGGCGTCCGGCCCCGGAGGTCGTCGCCTGGCTGCGTGAGCAGGCCCCGCGCGCGGAGCGCCTGGTCTCGGTCTGCACCGGCGCGATCCTGCTCGCCGAGGCGGGCCTCCTGGACGGCCGCCGGGCGACCACCCACTGGGCGTACTGCGCCCGGCTGGCCCGCGACCACCCGGCGATCGAGGTCGACCCGGACCCCCATCTACATCCGCGACGGGCACATCGCCACCTCCGCCGGCGTCACCTCGGGGATCGACCTCGCCCTCGCGCTCGTCGAGGAGGACATCGGCCGCGATGCCGCCCTCGCCATCGCCCGCCACCTGGTCGTCTTTCTGCGCCGACCGGGGAACCAGGCCCAGTTCAGCGCCCAGCTCGCCGCCCAGACCGCCCGGCGGGAACCGCTCCGCGAGGTCCAGCTGGGGGCACCTCCCACGCCCTTAAGGCAGTGGGGGAGGATCACCGAGCACCCCGGCGACGACCTGAGCGTCGAGAGCCTGGCCGCCCGCGCCCGGCTCTCACCGCGCCACTTCGCCCGCGCCTTCAAGACCGAGACCGGTATGACCCCGGGCCGGTACGTCGACCGCGTCCGCCTCGAACACGCCCGCCGGCTCCTGGAGGACACCTCCGACGGAGTCGAGGAGATCTCCCGGACCTGCGGCTACGGCACCTCCGAGGCCATGCGCCGCGCCTTCGTGAAGACCCTCGGCACGGCCCCGGCGGAGTACCGCCGCCGCTTCCGTCCCGTCCTCGCCGACTGAGCCGACCCCACCGAAAGGAACTCCGATGCAGATCGCCGTCGTCCTCTTCGACCGCTTCACCGCACTCGACGCCGTAGGCCCGTACGAGACGCTGGGCCGCGCCCCGGACGCGGAACTCGTCTTCGTCGCCGAGCGGCCCGGTCCGTTCCGCACCGACCAGGGTTCCCTCGCGATCACCGCCGACAAGACCCTGGCCGAGGTGCCGAGCCCCGACATCGTGATCATCCCCGGAGGTCCCGGGCAGAGCGCGCAGATGGAGAACGAGGCCCTGTTGGACTGGCTGCGCACGGCGGACGCCACCAGCACCTGGACGACCTCCGTGTGCACCGGCTCCCTGCTGCTCGCGGCCGCGGGCTTGCTGAACGGCCGCCGCGCGACCTCGCACTGGCTGGCCCTCGACGAACTGAAGCGGCTGGGCGTGGAGCCGACAGGGGAGCGGGTGGTTTTCGACGGCAAGTACGTCACCGCGGCCGGCGTCTCCTCCGGCATCGACATGGGCCTGACCCTGCTCGGCCGGATCGCGGGCGACGATCACGCCCAGGCGATCCAGCTTGCGACGGAGTACGACCCGCAGCCGCCGTACGACGCGGGCTCTCCCGACAAGGCCCCCGCCCACCTCGTCGAATGGTTCCGCGAGAACAGTCGCTTCGTCCTGCGGTGAACTCTCGGCCGATGACTACATCAGAAGCCCTGTGCGGCAAGGACAAGGGAATTCAGACGCGCCACGCGAACCGGGGCTGTCTGCGCTCCAGGAAAGCGGCGACGCCCTCAGCGGTGTCGCCGCTACGGCGCGCCTGCTCGGCCCAGTGGCTGTCGCGGTCGGTGCGGCCGTTCGCGAACTCCTTGGCCGCCGCCTGGGTCAGCTGGGAACGTGAGACCAGCACCCGCGTGAACTTCGCCACCCGCTGGGCGAGTTCGCCCTCACGCAGCACCTCGTCCACCAGCCCCGTACGCAGCGCCCGCTCCGCGTCGATCAACTCCCCGGAGAACAGTAGGTACTTGGTGGTGGCCGGCCCGACCAGCGACACCAGCCGCCGGGTGGAGGAGGACGGGTAGACGAGCCCCAGCTTCGCGGGAGTGATCCCGAACAGCGATCCCTCCTCCGCGAACCGCAGATCGCAGGCCGCCGCCAGCTGTGAGCCACCGCCCACACAGTGCCCGCGGATCGCCGCGAGGGTCGGCTTGGGGAAGGCCGCGAGGGCCTCCTCGGCGAGTACGGCCCACTGCTGGGCCTCGCCCGGGGACTCCCGCAACGTGGAGATGTCGGCCCCCGCGCAGAACGTCCCACCCTCCCCGGTGAGCACCAGGGCCCGTACGGCGGGATCGGCGGCCAGCCGGTCCAGAAGCGGCGGCAGCGCCCGCCACATCCCGGCCGTCATGGCGTTGCGCTTCGCCGGGTGGTGGACGACAACGGTCGCGACCCCCTCGGCGACGGTGTCCAGCAGCTGAGGCTCCATGCACGCGATGCTAGCCACCCCCCGCGCGCCTATGATCATGGCCTCGGCCCGATCGGCACGGACTTCGGGGCCGGGCGCGGCTCACGGAGAGTGAGCGGCCGAGGGGGACGCGGGCGGGTCCGGCGTCAAACCCGTACAACCCGAATAGTTCTGGAAGCGGCATACCCCGAACAGAGGCAGTCGTGCGGCGGCCCGGCTCGGACACCAACGATCTGAAAGTCGTCGATACACGCTGACTTCTGTTCAGTCCTCCGTGAACAGCGCTGAGTTACCAACACTCGACATGTGGTGACAATCGAGCGCAAGGGTGGCGACCGGACAATGGACGACCAAGGGCGCGGGAGCGACCCACGCCCTGGAGACGGCGGGCACCTACCCGCCGACCCGAGGCCGCCGGAGCCACTGCCCTACGAAGGGGTCTGGCGGTTCACCGCTGCAGCCGTCGACGCCTCGGTGCCGCAGGCGCGGCGCGCCGTCCGGGACCTGCTCGCCCGACAGGGTGTGCCGATCTCGGACGACCTCGTCCAAGGACTTCTGCTGATCGTCTCCGAGTTGGTGACGAACGCCGTGAAACACGCGGCGCTGCTGTCGCCCACGCTCGCCGTCGAGGTCGCCGTCGGAGCCGAGTGGGTGCGGGTCTCGGTGGAGGACAACCACCCCTATCGCCCGACCGCCCTGGAGACCGACCACGGCCGGCTCGGCGGCCGCGGGCTGCTCCTGGTGCGCGAGATCACCCTGGAGGCGGGAGGGGTCTGCGACGTCGAGCACACCGCGAGCGGTGGCAAGGTGATCTGGGCCGCCCTCCCGCTCAAACCGCACACCTGATCCAGGGGTGAGGCGCTGCGGTCACCAGCCCGCGGCAGGGCCCGTCAGCTCCCTGACCGCCGGGCGGGCCGCGTCCAGGACCGTCATGAACCAGGACGAGAAGGTGTCCTTGGCGTGCCGCTCCGTCAGCTCGGCCGGGGTCACGAACGCGGTGGCCCCGACCTCCTCCGGGTCCGGCCGCGGCGGGGCCTGCAGCAGTCCTACGAACAGATGGTTGAACTCCTGCTCCACCAGGCCGGAGTCCGGGTCCGGGTGGTTGTAGCGGACCGTGCCCGCCTCGCCGAGCAGCGCCGGGGAGACCCCCAGCTCCTCGTGCGTCCGCCGCGCCGCTGCCGCGAAGGGGGACTCGCCCGGGTAGGGGTGGCCGCAGCAGGTGTTCGACCAGACGCCGGGGGAGTGGTACTTGCCGAGGGCACGCTGCTGGAGCAGCAGCCGTCCGCGCGCGTCGAAGAGGAAGACGGAGAACGCCCGGTGCAACTGCCCGGGCGGTTGATGGGCGGCCAGCTTCTCCGCTGTGCCGATCGTGGTGCCGTCCTCGTCGACCAGTTCCAGCAGGATCGCTTCCGTGGTGCCTCCCCCAGTGCCTTGAGGGCCTGGGAGGTGCCCCCATGGTGAACTGTGCATCGCGGTGGCAGGTGTGATCGGCATGCCCATCCTTCGCCTCGTTCTTCGAGCCTCAAGTCTGCCGCACGAAACCGGCACTCCCGGCACTTCGCGCCAACCCGCATGTCCTACCCGCGCACCCCCTCAAAGGACACCCACCGGGCGCGTGTCAGACTCCGAAGGCGGCCGGATACCTGATGGTGCCGGGTGCCACCGACGGGGAACCGTCCAGCACCAGGGCCATCATCGCCGCGTCCGGCACGTCGAAACCCGGCCGGATGCCGTACTCGGATGCACGTACGAAGCCGAAGCGCGGGTAGTACTCGGGATGCCCCAGGACGAGGACGAGCCGCTCACCACGAACGCGTGCCGCCTCCAGCGCCGCGCGGACGACGGCCACACCCGCACCCTGCCGCTGATGGTCCGGCAGCACCGCGACGGGCGCCAGCGCCAGCGCGGGCACGTCGTCCACATGACAGCGGGTGATCAGGGCGTACGCCGCGATCGTGCCGTCCGGCGCCTCGGCCACGTACGACAGCCCGGGCAGCCATGCGTCGGGGTCCTCGCGCAGCGCGTCCACCAGCCGCGCCTCCGCGTCGGTCTCGAAGGCGGCGGCGTTGACCCCGTACACCTCCGCCCGGTCCGCGGATGTCTCCCGTCGTGTCGTCCAGTCGGTCGTCAAAGACAAAACTTCGCCTCGTGTTCCGCGTGGCCGCCCGGCTCCAGCTGGAAGGTGCAGTGCTCCACGTCGAAGTGATCGCCGATGCAGCCCTGGAGGTCGTGCAGCATCTTCTCGTTGCCTATGGAGTCCAGCGTGTCGGAGCTGACCACCACATGGGCGGAGAGCACCGGCATACCGGAGGTGATGGTCCAGGCGTGCAGATCGTGGACGTCCTCCACACCCGGCAACGCCACTATGTGGGCTCGTACCTCGGCCATGTCGACGTTCTTCGGGGCCGCCTCCAGCAGGACGTCGAGGGTCTCGCGCAGCAGCTTCACCGTGCGCGGGACGATCATCAGACCGATGATCAGCGAGGCGATCGGGTCGGCGGCCTCCCAGCCGGTGAGCAGGATGACCGTCGCGGAGATGATCACCGCCACCGAGCCGAGCGCGTCCGCAGCCACCTCCAGGAAGGCCCCCCGTACGTTGAGGCTCTCCTTCTGGCCCCGCATCAGCAGGGTCAGCGAGATCATGTTCGCGACCAGACCGATGGCGCCGAACACGACGGTCAGCCCGCCCTGGGTCCCGACGGGCGTGATGAAGCGCTGGATCGCCTCGTACAGCACATAGCCGCCGACGCCGAGCAGCAGCAGACAGTTGGCGAGCGCCGCGAGTATCTCGGCGCGGGCGTAACCGAAGGTGCGGTTGCCGCTCGGCGGGCGGTTCGCGAAGTGGATCGCGAGGAGCGCCATGCCCAGGCCCACGGCGTCCGTCGCCATGTGCGCCGCGTCCGCGATGAGCGCCAGCGAATCGGCGAGAACACCACCGACGAGTTCGACCGCCATGACGGTGAGCGTGATCGACAACGCGATTCGCAGCCGCCCGCGGTACGCCGCTGCCGCCGTACCCGTGGACGGCGCGTGATGCGCGTGCCCGTGATCATGCCCAGCCCCCATGAAAACCGCCCTTTCAGCGCGTTCGTGTGTTCGGCTCGCGATCACAGTGAACTACGGGCGGGGGGTATCCGGCAACGCGGCACTGAACACCGTTGTCATGTGCTCTGACCTGCGGAAACGATATGCAGGTCAGAGCGTTGGCCATGATCGTCTGGTCGATTCAGAGGCCCTGGTTCAAGCGCCAGCCCGCCCAGGCCGATTCGACCATCTCGCGTACCCCGCGTCGGGCCGTCCAGCCGAGCTCCCGCTCGGCCAGCGCGGCCGAGGCGACCGCGCGCGGCGCGTCGCCGGGGCGGCGCGGCTCGACGAGCGCGGGGCGGCGGTCGCCGGTCACCTCGCCGATGAGGGTGACGAGTTCGCGGACCGAAACGCCTTCGCCGCGGCCGATGTTCACGGTGAGGTCGCCCGTGACCCCTTCGGCGGTGAGGTGTCGGGCCGCAGCGAGATGCGCGTCGGCCAGGTCGGCGACATGGATGTAGTCGCGGACGCAGGTGCCGTCCGGGGTCGGGTAGTCGTCGCCGAAGATCCGTGGGGCCTCGTCGCGGGTGAGCCGGTCGAAGACCATCGGGACGACGTTGAAGACGCCGGTGTCCGCCAGTGCCGGCTCCGCGGCGCCCGCCACGTTGAAGTAGCGCAGACACACCGTCGCGATGCCGTGCGCCTCGCCCGCCGCTCGGACCAGCCACTCACCGGCGAGCTTGGTCTCGCCGTACGGGCTCATCGGGGCGCACGGGGTGTCCTCGGTGATGAGGTCCACGTCCGGGTTGCCGTAGACGGCGGCGGAGGAGGAGAAGAGGAAGCGCTCGACTCCGGCGCCGGCCGCCGCCTCCAGGAGGGTGGCGAGACCGCCGACGTTCTCCTGGTAGTAGCGGGTCGGCTGGGCGACGGATTCGCCCACCTGCTTGCGGGCGGCGAGGTGGACCACGCCGGTCACGGCGCGGTCGGCGAGTACGCGCTTGAGGAGTTCGCCGTCGAGGGCGGAGCCGTGTATCAGGGGAATGCTCTTCGGGAGGCGGCCGGGGACCCCGGCGGACAGGTCGTCGAGCGTCACCACCTGTTCGCCGGCGTCGGTCATGACCTTCGCCACGTGTGCGCCGATGTAGCCAGCCCCGCCTGTGATCAGCCATGTCATGGGCTCACCTTATTCGGGGTCGGGTTGTGCCCATTCGCTGTAGGGGGCGTGCAGGGTTGGCGGGTGTGGCGCTGTTCGTGCCTGGTCGCGCGGTTCCCCGCGCCCCTTCAGGAGCGCTGGTCGCAGCCTCTGGAACGGAGGGACGCCTGCCCCTCTGCCCCCTATAACCCGATATGCGAAACGGAGTTTGTGGCACAACCCTCAAATCCCCGATGATGATCGCGGCGGAGGGGCGGCGGCTTGAGCAGGTGGAACTGATCGGGCCGTTAACGGGCGGTGAACGCCCGCTTCTCTTCATCCGATAACCTCTGCCGACACGCCGCCGGGCCACAGGGCCGGGGCGCCTGAAACCACGCACATGCCCGGCGCGGTCGCGTCGGCACCCAGGGAGTGAGTTCGTCTGTCGACCGCCATCCTCACCGGTCAGCCGGTGCCCGGATCGTCGCTTGAGGGCGATCTGCGCTCGCTCGGCTTCGACGTGCGGGTCGCCACCGGCGCCGGTGACGCCGAGACGCTCCTGGCGACGGTACCCGCAGATCAGCGGGTCGCGATCGTCGACGCCCGGTTCGTGGGCCATGTGCACGCACTGCGCCTGGGACTCACCGACCCCCGCTTCGAGGCCGCAGCCCTGCCGGGTGCCGTGACCGTGCGGGCCGCCGCCCGTCAGGCGCTGACCCGGGCGCTGGCCCGCGAGAGCTCCGCCGCGAGCGGCACCACCGCGGTCGCCGTGGACAACCTCGCCGACCGGATCGTCGCCGCCCTCGACGCGGACGGTGTCAGCCTGCACCGGCCCGAGCTGGGCACCCTGGTCGCCGCCGTCCCCGCCGACGCGCAGGCGCGCAACGAGGTCCGCCAGGCGGTCGCCGCCGTCGACGACGAGGCCGTACGGCTGCGTACGGCGGTGAAGTCCCGCGACGGCTTCTTCACCACGTACTGCATCAGCCCGTACTCCCGCTACATCGCCCGCTGGTGCGCCCGCCGGGGCCTGACCCCGAACCAGGTCACCACGGCCTCGCTGATCACCGCCCTGATCGCGGCGGGCTGCGCGGCCACCGGCACCCGCGGCGGCTTCGTCGCCGCCGGCCTGCTGCTGATCTTCTCCTTCGTCCTCGACTGCACCGACGGCCAGCTGGCCCGCTACTCGCTGCAGTACTCCACGCTCGGCGCCTGGCTCGACGCGACCTTCGACCGCG from Streptomyces sp. DSM 40750 includes these protein-coding regions:
- a CDS encoding cation diffusion facilitator family transporter — encoded protein: MGAGHDHGHAHHAPSTGTAAAAYRGRLRIALSITLTVMAVELVGGVLADSLALIADAAHMATDAVGLGMALLAIHFANRPPSGNRTFGYARAEILAALANCLLLLGVGGYVLYEAIQRFITPVGTQGGLTVVFGAIGLVANMISLTLLMRGQKESLNVRGAFLEVAADALGSVAVIISATVILLTGWEAADPIASLIIGLMIVPRTVKLLRETLDVLLEAAPKNVDMAEVRAHIVALPGVEDVHDLHAWTITSGMPVLSAHVVVSSDTLDSIGNEKMLHDLQGCIGDHFDVEHCTFQLEPGGHAEHEAKFCL
- the galE gene encoding UDP-glucose 4-epimerase GalE, coding for MTWLITGGAGYIGAHVAKVMTDAGEQVVTLDDLSAGVPGRLPKSIPLIHGSALDGELLKRVLADRAVTGVVHLAARKQVGESVAQPTRYYQENVGGLATLLEAAAGAGVERFLFSSSAAVYGNPDVDLITEDTPCAPMSPYGETKLAGEWLVRAAGEAHGIATVCLRYFNVAGAAEPALADTGVFNVVPMVFDRLTRDEAPRIFGDDYPTPDGTCVRDYIHVADLADAHLAAARHLTAEGVTGDLTVNIGRGEGVSVRELVTLIGEVTGDRRPALVEPRRPGDAPRAVASAALAERELGWTARRGVREMVESAWAGWRLNQGL